The genomic interval TTTCTTTCCCTTCTGTGGAAGAGAATACCAGCTCCGAATTAGTTAAAAATTCCTGCTTCCACAGCGATATCTGGTTGGCGTGTACCTCAAAGCGGGCCGACAAAGCCGCTAATGTTTCCCGCTCTTTAAGCGCTTCCAATGCCACTTTCGCCTTGAAAGCAGCTGTAAATTTTCTCCTCGTTTTTTTCATCTTTTCCACGTTTAATTTGTATTGCTTTTCACTTTAACGCGTGGTCTGATTTTACCGAGGTATTATACAATGACTACTAAACCACTCAGGGATAAAAACTAAAATTGCCACCCTATACCGGATGGCAATTTGAATGAGTATACGAGTTGTAATATTATGAAATGATAAGTTTCTGGCCTGGCTTCACTTCTTGTCCGATCAACCGGTTATGTTTAATAATTTTTTCCACAGCAACCCCTCCATGTAATTTAGAAATCTTTGCCAGCGTATCACCAGGCCGTACAAAATAGACTTTAATCCTAGAAACTAACGCAGGCTTCATGGCTGCCAGTTGCTCATTTGCAGTTTTCCACTGATTGATAGCCAGAACGCTTTTTGAAGCCCAGATTACCAGAACAGTGCCTGATTTAACAGTATTGCCTCTTAGCCGGTTCCATCTCCGGATATTTTCTATGCTTACTTCATACTTACCTGCAATGGTATTCAACTCATCACTGGATTTAACTTTATAATGTATCTTTGTTCGCCCAACTATTGATTTTAATGTCATCACTTTCAGAATATCTATCCGGTAAAGATTAAATGTATCCTTTTTCTGAGCCGGTATTTGTAGCACATAGTTCTTCATGTACCCAGGTACTATATTCTTTTTAACCTGCGGATTTAACTGTCGAAGATCATCCAGAGAAACATTGATCATTCTGGCAAGTAATTCCATATTCAGATATTGATTCACAACGATAGTGTCTGAAGGAATAATTCTGGCGATAGCAGAAGTATTAATATTATAAACTGCCGCATGTTTCATTACATAATTAACAGCAATAAACTTTGGTACATATGCCCTTGTTTCGGCTGGCAGGTGGCGATAAATCTGCCAGAAACCAGTTTTGTTGCCAGACCTGCGAATCGCTCTGCGTACATTTCCCGGTCCA from Rhodocytophaga rosea carries:
- a CDS encoding transposase, translating into MKKTRRKFTAAFKAKVALEALKERETLAALSARFEVHANQISLWKQEFLTNSELVFSSTEGKEKEEQVNLDALYAKIGQLEMERDFLKKSLKKTGL
- a CDS encoding lytic transglycosylase domain-containing protein, with translation MTVQLKCSKYAVGVSLSMLLLNGFSLFAQRDTVYAIQPQQIFASADSGKHIQAAQTNVIVAKVPLFAPSQIVTNLPETLVADQFDCMEEAIPMTYNEMSKKFVQRFLTKERQFISQMAERKQLYFPLYESLLQKHGLPDELKYLSIIESALNPRAISRAKAAGLWQFMPSTGRYFKLHQDAYIDERMNPSKATEAACIYLKDLHRMFGDWHLALAAYNCGPGNVRRAIRRSGNKTGFWQIYRHLPAETRAYVPKFIAVNYVMKHAAVYNINTSAIARIIPSDTIVVNQYLNMELLARMINVSLDDLRQLNPQVKKNIVPGYMKNYVLQIPAQKKDTFNLYRIDILKVMTLKSIVGRTKIHYKVKSSDELNTIAGKYEVSIENIRRWNRLRGNTVKSGTVLVIWASKSVLAINQWKTANEQLAAMKPALVSRIKVYFVRPGDTLAKISKLHGGVAVEKIIKHNRLIGQEVKPGQKLIIS